GGGAACTTGCCAGCGTGACCGCTAGGCCCAAGCCCAAGCCAATGAGAATTGCAACTCCATCCCAGGCTACTGCTAACAAGTCAACTCGGCCAAATTGCAACCATAACTTGGCAATGACCAACAGGATGACTGCCGTACTCCCCATCGCCACCAGAATTTGGATACGGGTGAGGGGTTCGAGTTCCGGTAGATTCGAGTGCTGCTTGGCCACGGGCGATCGCGTAATCCGATAAAGGACAGTGTTTATCTAGTGGTTTATCTAGTGTACCGCTAGGTGCCGTGGCACTAGGGGACGATCGCCTCACACCATCCACGTCAGTAGATGCCCCCCACGATAAACACAATAGTTCAGTTGAGCGCTAGCAGCCTTGCATCAAGGGGCCGAAGGGGGCTAGAGCTTATCTGGATCTTCACCCAGTGCCCGCAAACGCTCGGCTAGACGTTCAGCCCGTCGGTGTTCGGCTTCGGCTTGTTGTCGGGCCGCTTCCGCTTGTTGTTGGGCCGCTTCTTCGGGTAGGAGAATCAAATGGCCGTCACGATCGTAGAACCGGAGCCAAGTTGCCGTTTCGCGATCAACCGTACCTTCCCATTGGCCTAACCAGAAACCGAGGGTCTCACACCAGAGCCAGCCTCGTTCATTCGGGGTGAGGGGTTGGTAGTCCCACTGACCATTTAGCTGCCAGCCCTGTAAAGAGGTAGGGTCAAAGGGATCAAAAACAAAGTAATGGCGAGTTTTGAAGGTATGAGCATACAGGTCTTTTTTAACGCCCAGATCGATCGCTGCTGTTGAGGGGGACATCAGTTCCACAATCACATCCGGATAGCGGCCCTCCTCATCCCAAACCACCCAGCCCTGACGCGATCGTGTACCATCCACCCCCAGCACCACAAAAAAATCCGGTCCCCGAAAGTCCCGGTTACGGGCTTGGGTGCGACTGTAGTAGATAAACAT
This DNA window, taken from Trichothermofontia sichuanensis B231, encodes the following:
- a CDS encoding Uma2 family endonuclease; this translates as MSAELATESTTSTARLPGWEPEPPPDDLIFDDGEPLESNRHRIAMNVLIRSLQQAWHDRDDYFTGGNMFIYYSRTQARNRDFRGPDFFVVLGVDGTRSRQGWVVWDEEGRYPDVIVELMSPSTAAIDLGVKKDLYAHTFKTRHYFVFDPFDPTSLQGWQLNGQWDYQPLTPNERGWLWCETLGFWLGQWEGTVDRETATWLRFYDRDGHLILLPEEAAQQQAEAARQQAEAEHRRAERLAERLRALGEDPDKL